Proteins from a genomic interval of Zingiber officinale cultivar Zhangliang chromosome 1B, Zo_v1.1, whole genome shotgun sequence:
- the LOC121991915 gene encoding DNA-dependent metalloprotease WSS1-like, with the protein MSLDDLNKVWEIKTLKKPGEDKARRLLDRIAKQVQPIIRRRKWKVKLLSEFYPANPALLGLNVGGGIEVKLRLRWPGGKWDFFPFKQVLDTMVHELCHIVHGPHNALFYTIWDEFRKECDELVAKGITGTGQGFDTLGRRLGGFSVQPARSSLRQAAVDAAAKRARTGALLPSGPNRLGGNNEIMGALRPKQAAAMAAERRLYDDIWCGSVTEEINVIESIIEISKHPAPEIGQSSNCNGEKKGDLGGTGKIEKGWTKLHIKGKGEEYTSSITFDRATTPGGSMSPYPKHDTDDKVIWECSKCTLFNQPLGLTCEACGAPKPKAAESTFKTWSCKFCTLENSTKQDKCSACCQWRYSYGPPLDT; encoded by the exons ATGAGCTTGGACGATCTGAACAAGGTATGGGAGATCAAAACTCTCAAGAAGCCTGGTGAGGATAAGGCCCGCAGGCTCCTTGACCGCATCGCCAAGCAGGTCCAGCCCATTATCCGTCGCCGCAAGTGGAAGGTCAAACTCCTCTCGGAGTTCTA CCCGGCCAATCCGGCTCTTTTAGGGCTAAATGTTGGTGGTGGCATCGAGGTGAAGCTTCGGTTGAGGTGGCCTGGCGGGAAATGGGATTTCTTCCCgttcaagcaagttcttgatacaATGGTCCATGAGCTGTGCCACATCGTGCATGGGCCGCACAATGCCTTGTTCTATACAATCTGGGATGAGTTCCGCAAG GAATGTGATGAACTGGTTGCAAAGGGGATAACTGGAACTGGACAAGGATTTGACACCCTTGGAAGACGCTTAGGTGGCTTCTCTGTCCAGCCTGCAAGATCGTCGCTCCGGCAGGCTGCAGTTGATGCTGCAGCAAAACGAGCTCGCACTGGGGCTTTGCTACCATCTGGACCAAACAGATTAGGTGGAAACAATGAAATCATGGGTGCGCTGCGTCCGAAACAAGCTGCTGCCATGGCTGCAGAGCGAAGATTGTATGATGATATATGGTGTGGATCTGTGACAGAAGAAATCAATGTAATAGAAAGTATCATTGAAATTTCTAAGCATCCTGCTCCTGAAATAGGTCAGTCATCAAATTGTAATGGGGAAAAGAAAGGGGATTTGGGTGGTACTGGTAAAATTGAGAAAGGATGGACCAAATTGCACATTAAAGGCAAGGGTGAAGAGTATACATCTAGTATCACCTTTGATAGGGCAACAACGCCAGGTGGGTCAATGTCACCTTACCCCAAACACGATACAGACGATAAGGTTATTTGGGAGTGCAGCAAATGCACTCTATTCAATCAA CCTCTGGGACTAACATGTGAAGCTTGTGGTGCCCCAAAACCAAAAGCAGCTGAGTCTACATTTAAGACCTGGTCGTGCAAATTTTGTACTCTAGAGAACAGCACTAAGCAAGACAAATGTTCAGCTTGTTGCCAATGGAGATATTCATATGGCCCACCTTTAGATACTTAG